In Aegilops tauschii subsp. strangulata cultivar AL8/78 chromosome 3, Aet v6.0, whole genome shotgun sequence, one genomic interval encodes:
- the LOC109769745 gene encoding uncharacterized protein, whose translation MDGGYRSKSYASGRMQIEPYTGGARPDFRSLSYGGGGASYQYQYEYGAGAGQVTTVVEEEEVKRSKSKRRWLALGDPDMERKRRVAAYKAYAMEGKVKGSFRKSFRWIKDRYLHLVYGVS comes from the coding sequence ATGGACGGCGGCTACCGCTCCAAGTCGTACGCCAGCGGCCGCATGCAGATCGAGCCCTATACAGGCGGCGCGCGGCCGGACTTCCGGTCCTTGtcctacggcggcggcggggcgtcgtACCAGTACCAGTACGAGTACGGCGCTGGAGCAGGGCAGGTGACGacggtggtggaggaggaggaggtgaagaGGAGCAAGTCTAAGCGGCGGTGGCTGGCGCTGGGCGACCCGGACATGGAGCGGAAGCGGCGGGTGGCGGCGTACAAGGCCTACGCCATGGAGGGCAAGGTGAAGGGATCCTTCCGCAAGAGCTTCAGATGGATCAAGGACCGCTACCTGCACCTCGTCTACGGCGTATCCTAG